In a genomic window of Meleagris gallopavo isolate NT-WF06-2002-E0010 breed Aviagen turkey brand Nicholas breeding stock chromosome 1, Turkey_5.1, whole genome shotgun sequence:
- the LOC100540677 gene encoding serine-protein kinase ATM isoform X2 has translation MSLELHDLLICCHRLENERATERRNEIENFKRLLRDPETVFQLDRNSDSRKGNQLNWDAVFSVLKKYFQKEMENLRLTKPNASASTQTSKQKRMQEIGSLVKYFIRRANRSE, from the exons ATGAGTCTTGAATTGCATGATCTGCTTATATGTTGTCATCGCCTTGAAAATGAGAGAGCTACAGAACGAAGG aatgaaattgaaaattTCAAGCGACTCCTCCGTGATCCTGAAACAGTTTTCCAGCTGGATCGGAATTCCGATTCTAGGAAAGGAAACCAACTCAACTGGGATGCTGTGTTCAg tgtcctgaagaaatatttccagaaggaaatggaaaaccTCAGACTGACAAAACCAAATGCATCTGCTTCAACGCAGACTTCCAAACAAAAAAGGATGCAGGAGATTGGCAGTTTAGTCAAATATTTCATCAGGCGTGCTAATCGAAGTGAGTAG